The following coding sequences lie in one Kribbella sp. NBC_00709 genomic window:
- a CDS encoding TetR/AcrR family transcriptional regulator — protein sequence MQLLLERGFDGMTVDDVAEAAGVGKATIYRRWASKELLANDAMADLFNLEIPDADTGSIAGDLLEVYRTALLFANSERGLAVIRLAVAEANRDQRSAQIYRNVLDRRIELTEDALDRARSRGERVRSTADPVLMVEWMAGVFVVRALTGQPMPPPEDAERLADVTLRAILEDWSGSWPQPRSESDFAYSEFGNPPDPS from the coding sequence GTGCAGCTGCTACTGGAGCGGGGATTCGACGGAATGACGGTGGACGACGTCGCCGAGGCCGCGGGGGTCGGCAAAGCGACGATCTACCGGCGGTGGGCCAGCAAGGAGCTGCTCGCCAACGACGCGATGGCCGACCTGTTCAACCTGGAGATACCGGACGCCGACACCGGCTCGATCGCCGGCGACCTGCTCGAGGTGTACCGGACGGCCTTGTTGTTCGCCAACTCAGAAAGGGGACTTGCAGTGATTCGCCTGGCTGTCGCCGAGGCGAACCGTGACCAGCGGTCCGCGCAGATCTACCGGAACGTCCTGGACCGGCGGATCGAACTGACCGAGGACGCACTGGACCGGGCCAGATCCCGGGGAGAACGGGTCCGCAGCACCGCGGATCCCGTCTTGATGGTGGAGTGGATGGCAGGTGTGTTCGTTGTCCGGGCGCTGACCGGGCAGCCGATGCCACCGCCGGAAGACGCCGAGCGCCTGGCCGACGTCACCCTGCGGGCCATCCTCGAGGACTGGAGCGGCTCATGGCCGCAGCCCCGGTCCGAGAGCGACTTCGCCTACAGCGAGTTCGGTAACCCGCCGGACCCCTCCTGA
- a CDS encoding sigma factor-like helix-turn-helix DNA-binding protein, translated as MRDTVDPDFASFVDARQGRWLRTAYLVYGDLARAEKVLLRAFTQLSMQWTRVDDPDAFVQRTLYLPALKPWNRTPAFPDEDDQVKAALGELTPAQRTVFVLLHVEELTEFEVADLLGMTHTAVHAHGLTAFGRFRTALGAGDWRDAP; from the coding sequence ATGCGCGACACGGTCGACCCGGATTTCGCCTCGTTCGTGGATGCACGGCAAGGCAGATGGCTCCGTACGGCGTACCTGGTGTACGGCGACCTGGCACGAGCCGAGAAGGTGCTTCTGCGCGCCTTCACGCAGCTGTCGATGCAGTGGACGAGGGTGGACGACCCCGACGCGTTCGTGCAGCGGACGCTGTACCTGCCGGCGCTGAAGCCGTGGAACCGGACGCCGGCGTTCCCGGACGAGGACGACCAGGTGAAGGCCGCACTGGGCGAACTGACGCCCGCGCAGCGCACGGTGTTCGTCCTGCTGCACGTGGAGGAGCTCACCGAGTTCGAGGTGGCCGATCTGCTCGGGATGACGCACACCGCCGTCCACGCGCACGGTCTGACCGCGTTCGGCCGGTTCCGTACGGCGCTCGGCGCGGGGGACTGGCGTGATGCCCCATGA
- a CDS encoding NAD(P)/FAD-dependent oxidoreductase: MTKYDVVVIGGGAAGLSGALALVRSRRSVLVVDDGTPRNAPADGVHNFLTRDGTPPGEIYALGRQEVIGYGGEFADGTVTTARQDDDGFTVELADGTTYRSRRLLVTTGLTDVLPDVPGLAERWGKDVIHCPYCHGWEVRDQAIGVLATSSMALHQVQLFRQLSADVTLFLHTAPEPTDEQWEDLAARGISVVQGKVEQIEVTDDRITGVRLEGGTVVPRQALAVQTTVRARAGFLADLGLEPTLIENNGVEIGTAVQVDGMGATEVPGVFAAGNVTNPMAQVMPSAAAGLMAGAGINFDLITEETRQAVAVRSS; the protein is encoded by the coding sequence ATGACGAAGTACGACGTGGTGGTGATCGGTGGCGGCGCCGCCGGGCTGAGTGGTGCGTTGGCCCTGGTCCGGTCGCGCCGGTCGGTGCTGGTAGTGGACGACGGTACGCCGCGCAACGCGCCCGCGGACGGCGTGCACAACTTCCTGACCCGCGACGGCACGCCGCCGGGCGAGATCTACGCGCTCGGCCGCCAGGAGGTGATCGGGTACGGCGGTGAGTTCGCCGATGGGACCGTCACGACGGCGCGGCAGGACGACGACGGTTTCACGGTCGAGCTGGCCGACGGTACGACGTACCGCAGCCGGCGACTGCTGGTGACGACCGGGCTGACCGACGTACTGCCCGACGTACCCGGACTGGCCGAGCGGTGGGGCAAGGACGTGATCCACTGCCCGTACTGCCACGGCTGGGAGGTGCGGGACCAGGCCATCGGCGTACTGGCGACCAGCTCGATGGCGCTGCACCAGGTGCAGCTGTTCCGGCAGCTGAGTGCCGACGTGACCCTGTTCCTGCACACCGCGCCGGAGCCGACCGATGAACAGTGGGAGGACCTGGCTGCGCGTGGAATCTCCGTAGTACAGGGGAAGGTCGAGCAGATCGAGGTGACCGACGACCGGATCACCGGTGTGCGGCTGGAGGGCGGCACGGTCGTTCCGCGGCAGGCGCTGGCGGTCCAGACCACGGTGCGCGCCCGGGCCGGCTTCCTGGCCGATCTGGGGCTGGAGCCGACGCTCATCGAGAACAACGGCGTAGAGATCGGTACCGCGGTCCAGGTCGACGGAATGGGTGCCACAGAGGTGCCTGGCGTCTTCGCGGCGGGCAACGTCACCAATCCGATGGCACAGGTGATGCCCTCCGCGGCGGCCGGACTGATGGCGGGCGCAGGTATCAACTTCGACCTGATCACCGAAGAGACCCGTCAGGCAGTGGCAGTGCGCAGTAGTTGA